In Nostoc edaphicum CCNP1411, the sequence ATTGATGGGGCCAGCCCGCAGTTTGCTGTTTGTCATGCCCTATGGGTTCATGGGCGTGCTTTTGGGAGCGACATGGTATCGTCGTCGTGTTCCCTGGATTGTTTCTATCACCTTGGGTACGCTGTTGGGTACTTTGGGAGTTTTTTTTCGGCTGTGGTTGCTGTCTATTTTGTCGGGTGAAGACCTGTGGATTTATGTGATTACCCAAGTGACTGAGTTCATTGAGTGGGTATTTTTGAAGCTGAGTTTGTTAGTGAGTCCCAGCGTGTTTTTGATTCAAGTGGGAGCGATCGCTCTAATTCTACTCAACAACTTTATCTACCTTTTTGTGGTACACCTAGCAGCCTGGTTCCTTTTTGACCGTCTGGGTAACCCCATTCCCCGCCCACCACGCTGGGTACAAGTCCTCATGGATTATGAGGTATAGTCATTTGTCATTTGTCATTTGTCATTTGTCATTAGTTTTTGGTTAAATGATCAGTCTTAACTAATCAGCAATGCCCCATGCCCAATGCCCAATGCCCAATGCCCAATGCCCAAATTTGTATTTATACCCAAAAAGAACAGGGTGAAGAATGGCTACAACGGTATCGTGGCTGTCTACCCGTATTTGCTTGTGTTTTAGGATTTACTGAAACTGGTTTAATTCCAGGAATTTCGGCGGCTGGTCGCACTCCAGAGGATCGGAAATATACTGCTTGTGCAGATGCCGAATTTTTGTATTATGGCCCGGAACATAAAGCCCAATATCCCCTACCACCATTAGCGGCTGGGGCTTCACCTGTGCTGATTTCTCGCGCTGTCTTTGAATCGCTAAAGATACCAGTTCATTTATTTAATGCTGGTTTACCTCAGCCTCCTGCTGTGCCAGTAATTGATTTGGGTGGCGCTCCTGCTAAGTGTTTAAGTGGAGGTGCTGCGATGGAAATCACAACGGTACACCACTTGTTTGAACAAGGGCTACTTTGGGGAGAACGCCTTGCTGCTAATATCCAACAGGGGTATCTGATTGTCGGTGAGTGTGTCGTTGGAGGCACTACAACTGCCCTGGCAATCTTAACTGGTTTAGGTATAGATGCTGCCGGAAAAGTTAACAGTAGCCACCCTGTTTGTAACCACGCACAAAAATTTGCACTAGTGCAAGCTGGGTTGGAGAAGATGAAGGGGAGCAGGGAGCAGGGAGCAGGGGGAGATGAGGGAGATGAGGGAGATGAGGGAGCAGGGGGAGCAGGGGGAGAAAATTTTACTTTGCCTTTATCTTCCCCTGTTAACCCCTTACAACTTGTTGCTGCTGTAGGTGATCCCATGCAAGTGGTGGTAGCTGGGATGACGCTCGCAGCTAGTCGTAGTTGTGGTGTAATGCTTGCTGGTGGGACGCAAATGCTGGCGGTTTATGCGCTCATCAGTGCGATCGCTCAAGCTTACGCCTTATCATGGCAACCAGAAGCAGTAGTTGTGGGCACAACCCGCTGGGTGGCAGAAGACCCCACTGGCGCTACAGTTGACTTAGCTCTCAACTTAGGAAAAAGCAGCTTCATTCAGAGTGGAATAACCCCTCCTCTATTGGGAACTCATCTGAGTTTTGCTAATTCTCGTTATCCTCAACTGAGAGCTTATGAGCAGGGCTTTGTGAAAGAAGGTATGGGTGCTGGAGCAGCTTGTATAGCCGCCCATCTTAGCCAAGATTGGCAGCAACACCAACTTTTGGCAGCCATTGAAGCCCAACTTGAACGGCTAAGTACAGCATTTGATTAGGACTTCCAAATACAAAAATACTCAATTATTTCTGCTATTGAGAGCGATCGTACCCTAACAACCCTAATGCACCCCAATACTTGTCCGTTAAGGGAAAAAGGGGAAGGAAAAAACCTTTAACCTTTTCCCAAACCAAATTCTAAGTTTAAAATGCAAAACCCGAATAGTATTGCAATGCACTCAATCAGACGAGAGTGCAACCAGAGATAATTTGATTATTTATAAATATTCAAAAAATACCTCAGGTACTAATCTTAATTCTCCAGATTGAAAGCGAGAGATATCTATCCATAAAGCTCTATGCTTATGATTTTTTGATTCTGAAAAAATTAAATTTTCCAGTTGATAAAATTTTGAATCAGCAAAGTCACATTGATAAAGCTGAATAATTTCATGACCTTGCCTACCATTAAATGTAAACAGGTTCTCTATACAACCTAGATATTTAATATTAGTTAAGTCTGCTTGAATTTCTTCTTGAAACTCCCGT encodes:
- a CDS encoding DUF2232 domain-containing protein; this encodes MSILDSLPDEPEKDPSPESPTPQNHWLDKEQQLMPPQIKAVAPLRMVETAFLASTASLIWFINFYFPLGPVLRIFFPVPIALVYLRWGKRAAWMAALTSGLLLTVLMGPARSLLFVMPYGFMGVLLGATWYRRRVPWIVSITLGTLLGTLGVFFRLWLLSILSGEDLWIYVITQVTEFIEWVFLKLSLLVSPSVFLIQVGAIALILLNNFIYLFVVHLAAWFLFDRLGNPIPRPPRWVQVLMDYEV
- a CDS encoding nicotinate-nucleotide--dimethylbenzimidazole phosphoribosyltransferase, whose protein sequence is MPNAQICIYTQKEQGEEWLQRYRGCLPVFACVLGFTETGLIPGISAAGRTPEDRKYTACADAEFLYYGPEHKAQYPLPPLAAGASPVLISRAVFESLKIPVHLFNAGLPQPPAVPVIDLGGAPAKCLSGGAAMEITTVHHLFEQGLLWGERLAANIQQGYLIVGECVVGGTTTALAILTGLGIDAAGKVNSSHPVCNHAQKFALVQAGLEKMKGSREQGAGGDEGDEGDEGAGGAGGENFTLPLSSPVNPLQLVAAVGDPMQVVVAGMTLAASRSCGVMLAGGTQMLAVYALISAIAQAYALSWQPEAVVVGTTRWVAEDPTGATVDLALNLGKSSFIQSGITPPLLGTHLSFANSRYPQLRAYEQGFVKEGMGAGAACIAAHLSQDWQQHQLLAAIEAQLERLSTAFD
- a CDS encoding NUDIX hydrolase is translated as MNKAGEIRVIALGLIRDDERIFLSEGYDPVKQETFYRALGGGVEFGETSHDALKREFQEEIQADLTNIKYLGCIENLFTFNGRQGHEIIQLYQCDFADSKFYQLENLIFSESKNHKHRALWIDISRFQSGELRLVPEVFFEYL